The genome window GGAGTTGCCCGACCCTTCTAAACGCTGTTTGAAAAAATTCTGAATCATGTCTCTTTCGGCAGAACGGGGTGGAAAATGTCTGTATATGGAACGGGCCAATGCGGACTTTAGAAATGAATAGGCATTGAGGATCGCTGTTGTTTCGGGAATAGTAACGATAATTCCCTGAGGAAAGGGAATAAAGTAGTCCACAATATTGTGATTTGTTCCCGCTCCCAGGTCCAGTAAAATATAATCTGCCACCAGCTTAGGCAGCTCTTTGATGATTTTCATCTTCTGAAAATAGTGCTGCTGAACCGCAGTTGTATACAAACCATCCCCGGGGAGAAAAAAGAGTCTATCAATGGCTGTAGGAATAATCAGAGATTCCAGATTATCTGCCTGCTTGTTCAGGTAGGAACCGATACCCGGACTATTATTTTTGATTCCTAGAAGTGTATGCAGATTGGAAGCGCCAAGATCCAAATCGACCAGAATGACAGTTTTACCCATACCTGCAAGAGAGACTCCCAGATTAA of Oceanispirochaeta crateris contains these proteins:
- a CDS encoding P-loop NTPase → MNRIIPVASGKGGVGKSFITVNLGVSLAGMGKTVILVDLDLGASNLHTLLGIKNNSPGIGSYLNKQADNLESLIIPTAIDRLFFLPGDGLYTTAVQQHYFQKMKIIKELPKLVADYILLDLGAGTNHNIVDYFIPFPQGIIVTIPETTAILNAYSFLKSALARSIYRHFPPRSAERDMIQNFFKQRLEGSGNSLFSLADQLSSIDVKHGQTVRKMIETFYPGVIINMGRSVGDRDLGKNLRIISRKNLGISLQYLGYLEWMPEVSRSITRRSPYCLDHKDQLSSALEGICRRIDKIVPEKSIPLYEGDEDLDTLSWTGSAI